DNA sequence from the Streptomyces canus genome:
GACATCGACCGCGCAGCTCGGGCCCGATGAGCACCTGCGCAAGGCCTATGTGGCGCCCGGCGTGATGCTGGAGTACATGGTGGCCGGCGCGATCATGGTCGTCGTGGTGCTGGAGATCTTCGACGAAAGCGCCTACCTGATCGACGAGAGCGACGCGGTCTGAGACGCCGAGGGGCGGCAGCCGGAGTCCCCGGTTGCCGCCCCTCGCGCGTGCGTGCGTTACGGCGTCAGCTTCTCCAGCGCCGCGTCGATGCGGGCCAGCGTCGTCTCCCTGCCCAGGATCTCCAGGGACTCGAAGAGGGGCAGGCCGACCGTGCGGCCGGTGACGGCCACGCGGACCGGGGCCTGGGCCTTGCCGAGCTTGAGGCCATGGGTCTCGCCGGCCGCCAGGACGGCCTCCTTGAGGGACTCCGGCGAGGTCCAGTCGGCGGACTCCAGCTTCTCGCGGGCGGTGCGGAGCAGGGCGTCCGAGCCCTCCTTCATCGCCTTCGCCCAGGACGGCTCGTCGAAGACCGGCTCGGGGAGGAAGAGGAAGTCGACGTTGTCGGTGATCTCCGAGAGGACCTTCAGACGGGTCTGGGCGTGCGGGGCGATCGCCTGCCACTTCGACTCGTCGAAGTCCTCCGGGGACCAGGGGGCGAAGGGAGCCTTGAGCCACGGGGCGCAGCGCTCCGTGAAGTCCTTCACGTCCAGGAGACGGATGTGGTCGGCGTTGATCGCCTCGCACTTCTTCAGGTCGAAGCGCGCCGGGTTGGGGTTCACGTCCGCGATGTCGAAGGCCGCGACCAGCTCGTCGGTGGTGAAGATGTCCTTGTCCGCCGAGAGCGACCAGCCCAGCAGGGACAGGTAGTTGAGCAGGCCCTCGGGCAGGAAGCCGCGCTCCCGGTAGAGGTTGAGCGAGGCCTGCGGGTCACGCTTGGAGAGCTTCTTGTTGCCCTCGCCCATCACGTACGGCAGGTGCCCGAAGGCGGGCACGGACTTCGCCACACCCAGCTCGATCAGCGCCTTGTACAGGGCGATCTGGCGCGGGGTGGAGGACAGCAGGTCCTCGCCGCGCAGGACGTGCGTGATCTCCATCAGCGCGTCGTCGACCGGGTTCACCAGCGTGTAGAGGGGCGCCCCGTTGGCTCGTACGATCCCGTAGTCCGGCACGTTCTCCGGGGTGAAGGTCAGCTCGCCGCGGACCAGGTCCGTGAAGGTGATCGTCTCGTCGGGCATACGGAAGCGGACGATGGGCGTACGGCCCTCGGCCACGTACGTGGAGACCTGCTCGTCGGTCAGGTCGCGGCAGTGGCCGTCGTAGCCCGAGGGCCTGCCGGCCGCGCGAGCCGCCTCGCGACGGGTGTCCAGCTCCTCCTGGGAGCAGTAGCAGTGGTAGGCGTGACCGGCGTCCAGGAGCTTGGCGGCGACGTCCTTGTAGAGGTCCATCCGCTGCGACTGCCGGTACGGCGCGTGCGGGCCGCCGACCTCGGGGCCCTCGTCCCAGTCGAAGCCCAGCCAGCGCATCGAGTCGAGCAGCTGGTTGTAGGACTCCTCGGAGTCGCGGGCCGCGTCGGTGTCCTCGATGCGGAAGACGAGCGTGCCCTGGTGGTGCCGGGCGAACGCCCAGTTGAACAGGGCGGTGCGGACCAGGCCCACGTGGGGGTTACCGGTGGGCGAGGGGCAGAAACGTACGCGGACGGGTGCGCTAGCCACGCTTGACAACCTTGTTGGTGAGAGTGCCGATGCCTTCGATGGTGACGGCGACCTCGTCGCCGACGGTGAGCGGCCCGACGCCTGCCGGGGTGCCCGTGAGGATCACGTCGCCGGGGAGCAGCGTCATGGCCTCGGAGATGTTGACGATCAGATCCTCGATCGGGTGGATCATCTCGCTGGTGCGGCCGAGCTGGCGTTGTTCGCCGTTGACGGTGAGCTGGATCGTCAGGTCGGAGGCCGTCTCCAGGTCCAGGTCCGTCTCCACCCAGGGGCCCAGCGGGCAGGAGGTGTCGAAGCCCTTGGCCCGCGCCCACTGCTTCTCGCGCTTCTGGACGTCCCGGGCGGTGATGTCGTTCGCGCAGGTGTAGCCGAAGATCACGTCCTTGACGCGCTCGCGCGGCACCTCGCGGCACATACGGCCGATGACGACGGCGAGTTCGGCCTCGTGGTGGACGTCCGCCGAGAAGGAGGGGTACTGGATCTCGTCGCCGGGGCCGATCACCGAGGTGGAGGGCTTGAAGAAGGCGAAGGGGACGTCCGGGACCTCGTTGCCGAGTTCCTTCGCGTGGTCGGCGTAGTTACGGCCGTACGCCACGACCTTGTTGGGGAGCACCGGGGGCAGCAGCCGGACCTTGCTGAGCGGGACCTTCGTACCGGAGAGCTCGAAGTCCACGAACGGGATGCCCTTGATGATGTCGAGGACGAGCTCGTCCGGCCTGTCGCCCTCGACCGCGCCGAAGGCGACGTTCCCGTCGATGGAGAATCTGGCGATGCGCACGGGATCTGGGCGCCCCTCTACTCGGCCGGCTGGAGTCTGACGCTCCAGGCTAACGCGGGGAGGGGTGCCCCGAGGCGCTGGGACAGGCCCGTGCCTCGCGTGATGCGCCCGGGCCACCTGCCCGCGGGGCGGTGATCCGGGCGCGCTACGGTTACTTGGCGGCGGAGACCGGGATCTCCATCAGGACCGTCCGCCGGGGGTTGGCGGTCTGGGCCGGGAGGACGAGCGAGTGCTCCGGCTGCTCCGGGATCTGCAGTGCGTCGGCGTCCTCGAGGTGCGCCAGCGTCGTGCGCCGCGGGTTGGCAATGTTGCGGAACATCATCGTCGTCTTCACGGTTGTACTCGACCTCGACAGTGGTGGTGTGGACAGATGGAGCCTTCTTGTAAAGCGCCAGGCTAAACATGCCATTCCCCGCCGAAGCCGCGAAGACCTCATGATCGGCGTGTGAGTTTGCTCACTGACCTGTGGGCAAAACGGACAATCCGTAACCTTAACTCACCCCAACGAAACGGACATTGCCCCCCTGAAGCCATCATTCCGCTCCTGATCATGGCGACTGGGACACCTCCCCCCGCAGGGGGACTCGCGGACTTATGCCCGTTTTCGACGAGAACGCTTCCCACACCCGGTAACTCTGCCCTCACGTGGTGTCACGTAGGTCACGGTCTGACCCTCGGACCTTGTTGGAGATCCGGCACTGTGCTGGAATTCCACGGACCGCTGCGGGATCGAACCGGCGCACAGGGGGCGCAGAGAAGCGCCGAGCGGCGGTGAGAAGGGGGAGCAGCGCCGGTCACTCAGACCACCCGGGGTGCGTATTCAGGGCGCTCCCCACAACGCCGACACCGTGCTCCGCCGTTCTGCGGAGGAGCGCCTGGTCCAGAGGTTGCGACGCTAGTGCAGGGACGTTTCAAGAGGGATGGCAGCGCTTCGGCCGAGCCGGAGCAGCACGGCGGGACTGGCCCCAATGTCGGCAGTTCCTCCCCCCAGCACGCCCAGAACCCGGGCCCGGGCGTCGACGGCGGTTCCGGCCCCGGGCGCCTCGGCACGTCGGCGTCCTCGGGCCCGGCGGCCGCGGCCAAGCCGACGGTGAAGCCCCCGAAGGGCCCGAACGGCCCGGGATCGCGCGTGGCCCTGCGCAACTGGCGTATCTCCACGCGCCTGGTGTCGCTGCTCGCGCTCCCCGTGGTGGCGGCCACCTCGCTGGGCGCGCTGCGCATCAACGACTCCATGGACGACATTCAGCAGCTCGACAACATGAAGCTGCTGACGGAGATGACGAAGCAGGCCACCGAGCTGGCCGCGGCCCTCCAGGAGGAGCGCGACCAGTCGGCCGGTCCGCTGGCGCACGACTCCACGGCGAGCAACATCACGGTCAAGGGCTACCGGGACAAGACGGACCGGGCGGCGACCAACTTCATCAACGCCGCCGAGGACATCGACACCGCCGGCAAGGACGGCAATCTCCAGGGCGTCCGCGACAGCCTCGTCGGCCTCGTCCGCGACCTGGACACGCTGAGCAAGATCCGCGGCGACGCCTACGAGACCAAGGGCAACGCGACGCAGACGGTCGAGTCCTACCACCGCCTGATCACCCACCTGCTCGACCTCTCGCAGGACATGGCCCAGGCGACCAGCAACCCGGAGATGATCCAGAGCACGCGTGCCCTGGCGGCCTTCTCCTCCGCCAAGGAGTACGCGTCCAGCCAGCGCGCGATCCTCGCGGCGGCGCTGCCCGCGTCCAACAAGACGCTGGGCAACCTCTCCGAGACCGACCGGCTGTACGGCCAGGGTGCGCTCGACAGTGAGGCGTCCGACCTCAACACCTTCCGGAGCATCTACGGCGACAACAACGCCGAGGAGCTCCTGCAGCCCATCGAGGACGGCAACTCGAACATCGAGGCCGCCGACCAGTACGCCGGCCGTGCCTTCGGCCGCCAGGGAGGCCTCGCCGACCTGGACAAGCGCTCCTACAAGGACTGGGTCGACGACAGCTCGACCAAGATCCAGCAGATGGGCAACATCGAGCACACGCTGCTCGAGGACATGGAGCAGAAGGCCCGCGAGCTGCGCAGCGCCACCGAGCGCGACGCGATCATCGCCGGTGCGCTGATCCTGCTCGTGCTCGGCGTCTCGCTGGTCGGCGCCTTCGTCGTGGCCCGGTCCATGATCCGCTCGCTGCGCCGCCTCCAGGAGACCGCCACCAAGGTCGCCCAGGACCGGCTGCCCGAGCTGGTCAAGCAGCTGTCCGAGTCCGACCCGCAGGACGTCGACACGTCCGTGGAGTCGGTCGGTGTGCACTCCCGGGACGAGATCGGCCGCGTGGCCGCGGCCT
Encoded proteins:
- a CDS encoding type II toxin-antitoxin system RelE family toxin; translated protein: MTEYRVQFTVEARATYDALPGERRAQLDKAVRILARDPFRKTSTAQLGPDEHLRKAYVAPGVMLEYMVAGAIMVVVVLEIFDESAYLIDESDAV
- the gltX gene encoding glutamate--tRNA ligase; protein product: MSSVASAPVRVRFCPSPTGNPHVGLVRTALFNWAFARHHQGTLVFRIEDTDAARDSEESYNQLLDSMRWLGFDWDEGPEVGGPHAPYRQSQRMDLYKDVAAKLLDAGHAYHCYCSQEELDTRREAARAAGRPSGYDGHCRDLTDEQVSTYVAEGRTPIVRFRMPDETITFTDLVRGELTFTPENVPDYGIVRANGAPLYTLVNPVDDALMEITHVLRGEDLLSSTPRQIALYKALIELGVAKSVPAFGHLPYVMGEGNKKLSKRDPQASLNLYRERGFLPEGLLNYLSLLGWSLSADKDIFTTDELVAAFDIADVNPNPARFDLKKCEAINADHIRLLDVKDFTERCAPWLKAPFAPWSPEDFDESKWQAIAPHAQTRLKVLSEITDNVDFLFLPEPVFDEPSWAKAMKEGSDALLRTAREKLESADWTSPESLKEAVLAAGETHGLKLGKAQAPVRVAVTGRTVGLPLFESLEILGRETTLARIDAALEKLTP
- a CDS encoding fumarylacetoacetate hydrolase family protein, yielding MRIARFSIDGNVAFGAVEGDRPDELVLDIIKGIPFVDFELSGTKVPLSKVRLLPPVLPNKVVAYGRNYADHAKELGNEVPDVPFAFFKPSTSVIGPGDEIQYPSFSADVHHEAELAVVIGRMCREVPRERVKDVIFGYTCANDITARDVQKREKQWARAKGFDTSCPLGPWVETDLDLETASDLTIQLTVNGEQRQLGRTSEMIHPIEDLIVNISEAMTLLPGDVILTGTPAGVGPLTVGDEVAVTIEGIGTLTNKVVKRG